The Methanohalophilus portucalensis genome window below encodes:
- a CDS encoding S-layer protein domain-containing protein: MVTAGDSEVILNGTSVYVKAGESFDFEQDYSLHVKYVNPESERVWVSLSLNGESVADSILGKDEVFTYSSNSSTVFNITMDRIYYGSSGELVTFEPVYQYVDHRYPYNPDDEKVQNKVPNTSENESKKQGVPFLNPALLVLFALLLPYVYEHR; encoded by the coding sequence GTGGTAACTGCCGGGGATTCGGAAGTAATTCTCAATGGGACTTCCGTGTATGTCAAAGCTGGAGAAAGTTTTGATTTTGAGCAGGATTACTCTCTGCATGTCAAGTATGTCAATCCTGAAAGTGAGAGGGTATGGGTATCCCTTTCATTGAATGGTGAAAGTGTGGCTGATTCCATTCTGGGTAAGGATGAGGTATTTACCTACTCCAGTAATTCATCAACGGTATTCAATATTACAATGGATAGGATATATTATGGTTCCAGTGGTGAGCTGGTAACTTTTGAACCGGTTTATCAATATGTGGATCACAGATATCCTTATAATCCGGATGATGAAAAGGTGCAGAATAAAGTGCCAAATACATCTGAAAATGAATCTAAAAAGCAGGGAGTGCCTTTTTTAAACCCGGCACTCCTGGTTCTGTTTGCACTTCTGTTACCCTATGTTTATGAACACAGGTAA
- a CDS encoding coiled-coil protein produces the protein MKDVSSMTERELKDTVNNYRKEISQHEKSLKGVFEELKLHKTNIDELKEKRNELNAKVRELAKEAREEKTQRDEINKKIADLKSRRNEVAGERNKVVKDINDLKKKRDQYNEQSKGSLETLSKAYAEDLDKFLNADIPLKHEQDLFEKLNELEKRLEAAKAANDFHKQVINIYENTRDIGDEERDVSKEIKQLAEKSQQHHLNMIELYKQVDEIRKEADKFHSQIKETYQVIAPTREKIDPLKTKISSLRDELSIYLDKLNDIQTHKDEQKKSNQHVAAKEKFEKTGKLSLEELRVLMDKGDIKL, from the coding sequence ATGAAAGATGTATCTTCAATGACAGAACGTGAACTCAAAGATACTGTAAATAATTACAGGAAAGAGATATCCCAGCATGAAAAGAGCTTAAAAGGGGTTTTCGAAGAGCTCAAACTTCATAAAACTAATATTGATGAACTCAAAGAGAAAAGGAATGAGCTCAATGCAAAAGTCAGGGAACTTGCAAAAGAGGCACGGGAAGAAAAAACTCAACGTGATGAGATCAACAAGAAGATAGCTGATTTAAAATCCAGAAGGAATGAAGTTGCTGGTGAAAGAAACAAGGTCGTAAAAGACATAAATGATCTCAAGAAAAAGCGTGATCAATATAACGAACAATCAAAAGGGAGTTTGGAAACCCTTTCTAAAGCCTATGCAGAAGACCTTGATAAATTCCTCAACGCTGACATTCCCCTGAAGCACGAGCAGGATCTTTTTGAAAAACTCAACGAACTGGAAAAGCGTCTTGAAGCAGCAAAAGCTGCCAATGATTTCCACAAGCAGGTCATCAATATTTATGAAAATACCAGGGACATTGGTGACGAGGAAAGAGATGTTTCAAAGGAAATAAAGCAACTTGCAGAAAAATCCCAGCAACATCATTTGAATATGATAGAGCTATATAAGCAGGTCGATGAGATCCGTAAAGAAGCGGATAAATTCCATTCGCAGATTAAAGAAACCTACCAGGTAATTGCTCCTACTCGTGAAAAGATAGATCCTCTCAAAACAAAAATATCTAGTTTGAGGGATGAACTTAGCATCTATCTTGATAAATTGAATGATATACAAACTCATAAGGACGAACAAAAAAAGAGTAATCAGCACGTTGCCGCAAAAGAAAAGTTTGAAAAGACCGGCAAACTCAGTCTTGAAGAACTGAGAGTCCTTATGGATAAAGGAGATATCAAACTCTAA
- a CDS encoding DUF424 domain-containing protein: MYLKEHRAGDRLIVAACDQELIGQKLEHGNVVVEITESFYKGDIVSEKQVQSALGRATSANLFGKKTIECALECGMINPESIITINGVPHAQLYRI, from the coding sequence ATGTACCTCAAAGAACACCGAGCCGGAGACAGACTGATTGTTGCTGCTTGTGACCAGGAGTTAATCGGACAGAAATTAGAACACGGAAATGTTGTTGTCGAAATAACGGAAAGTTTCTATAAAGGGGACATCGTATCTGAAAAACAAGTGCAATCTGCTCTTGGAAGGGCAACCAGTGCGAATCTGTTTGGCAAGAAAACAATTGAATGTGCCCTGGAATGCGGGATGATCAATCCCGAATCAATAATTACTATTAATGGCGTGCCACATGCGCAATTATACAGGATATAA
- a CDS encoding minichromosome maintenance protein MCM, with protein sequence MTEEKWENKFRDFLKRYCWHDILKLANEYPELRSIEVNFTDLEQFDRELSEELLQTPDEVIPSAEEALKQIELPVEKQLHDAHIQFTSIPNKVTIRDLRSNHLLKFIAVEGMIRKATEVRPKITNAAFYCMRCETVNYVPQSGPKFVEPGECEEENCGKRGPFKLLIDKSNFIDAQKLQVQESPESLKGGSQPQSIDVDAEDELAGIVKPGDRVVVNGILRSHQRTTREGKSTFYDLVLHCNSIEYLDQEFDELDISPEEEDEIIELSNDPQIYNKIIKSIAPSIYGYENIKEALTLQLFSGVPKSLPDGGRVRGDIHLLLVGDPGIAKSQLLRYMVKLSPRGVFASGKSASSSGLTAAAVKDDLGDGRWTLEAGALVMADMGVAAVDEMDKMSREDKSALHEAMEQQTISVAKAGILATLKSRCALLGAANPKYGRFDRYEGLAEQINMPPALISRFDLIFILLDVPDSKMDANIANHILKSHYAGELYEQWDKLSTSTITQEKVASHQKVILPEIETELLRKYVAYARRMVYPIMEEEARQHLVDFYLDLRKMGENKDSPVPVTARQLEALVRLAESSARIRLSNIVTLEDAKRTTKISLACMKQVGVDPDTGALDVDVIASGTSKSQRDKIHILQDIIKHVSQKHAGGKAPLDEVYEEASAENIDREHAEELIQKMKRTGDLLAPDKKHIRLV encoded by the coding sequence ATGACGGAAGAAAAATGGGAAAATAAGTTCCGGGATTTTCTTAAACGATATTGCTGGCATGATATACTTAAACTTGCCAACGAATACCCGGAATTACGAAGTATAGAAGTAAATTTTACAGATCTGGAACAATTCGACAGGGAGCTTTCCGAAGAATTATTACAAACGCCGGATGAGGTTATCCCCTCGGCTGAAGAAGCTCTTAAACAAATTGAGCTCCCTGTTGAGAAACAACTGCATGATGCACACATCCAGTTTACCAGTATTCCAAACAAGGTCACGATACGTGACCTCAGGAGCAATCATCTTCTCAAGTTCATTGCAGTTGAAGGAATGATCCGCAAGGCAACCGAAGTACGTCCAAAGATTACCAATGCGGCATTTTACTGTATGCGTTGTGAGACAGTAAATTATGTACCCCAGAGCGGGCCAAAATTCGTGGAACCCGGCGAATGTGAAGAAGAGAATTGCGGCAAAAGAGGGCCATTCAAACTTCTCATTGATAAATCCAATTTCATCGATGCCCAGAAGCTCCAGGTACAGGAATCTCCCGAAAGTCTCAAGGGAGGAAGTCAGCCCCAGAGTATTGATGTCGATGCCGAAGATGAGCTGGCCGGCATTGTGAAACCAGGTGACCGTGTAGTAGTAAATGGCATCCTCAGGTCCCACCAGCGAACCACACGCGAAGGTAAATCCACATTCTACGATCTTGTCTTACACTGCAATTCCATAGAATACCTGGATCAGGAATTTGATGAGCTGGATATATCTCCGGAAGAAGAAGACGAAATAATAGAACTTAGCAATGATCCACAGATATATAATAAAATTATAAAATCCATAGCTCCTTCTATTTATGGTTATGAGAATATCAAAGAAGCACTAACTTTACAGTTATTCTCAGGAGTCCCAAAATCCCTGCCTGACGGAGGACGTGTCAGAGGAGATATCCACCTGTTGCTTGTAGGAGACCCCGGTATTGCAAAAAGTCAATTACTCAGATACATGGTGAAATTATCCCCAAGAGGTGTGTTTGCTTCAGGTAAGAGTGCCTCATCAAGTGGGCTGACCGCAGCAGCGGTTAAGGATGATCTGGGAGACGGTCGCTGGACACTGGAAGCCGGTGCCCTGGTTATGGCAGATATGGGAGTTGCGGCAGTGGACGAAATGGATAAGATGAGCAGAGAAGACAAAAGTGCACTCCATGAAGCAATGGAACAACAGACAATCTCTGTGGCAAAAGCTGGAATCCTGGCAACACTGAAATCCCGTTGTGCCCTGCTGGGAGCGGCAAACCCTAAATACGGGCGTTTTGACAGATACGAAGGACTTGCAGAGCAGATCAATATGCCTCCAGCCCTAATATCCAGGTTTGATCTGATTTTCATCCTTCTTGATGTACCGGATTCAAAAATGGATGCTAATATCGCAAACCATATCCTGAAATCCCATTATGCCGGAGAACTCTATGAACAATGGGACAAATTATCCACCTCCACAATAACACAGGAAAAAGTTGCCTCTCACCAGAAAGTAATCCTACCTGAAATCGAGACGGAATTATTACGCAAATACGTCGCCTATGCACGCAGGATGGTCTACCCCATTATGGAAGAAGAAGCCAGGCAACATCTGGTCGATTTCTATCTAGATCTACGTAAGATGGGAGAAAACAAAGATTCACCCGTACCTGTCACTGCACGACAACTGGAAGCACTGGTCAGGCTTGCTGAATCCAGTGCTCGAATAAGGCTTAGCAACATTGTGACCCTTGAAGATGCAAAACGTACCACTAAAATTTCCCTCGCATGTATGAAACAAGTTGGTGTTGATCCTGACACCGGAGCTCTTGATGTGGATGTCATAGCATCAGGTACGAGTAAAAGCCAGCGTGACAAAATACACATACTTCAGGATATTATAAAGCACGTAAGTCAGAAACATGCCGGAGGTAAAGCACCTTTGGATGAAGTCTATGAAGAAGCCTCAGCTGAAAATATAGATAGGGAACACGCAGAGGAGCTTATTCAGAAAATGAAACGAACGGGTGATTTGCTGGCACCTGATAAAAAACATATAAGACTGGTATGA
- a CDS encoding RNA methyltransferase, protein MSPQIRIVLVEPLYQGNVGSVTRSMENFGFDDLVLVNPCKLEGQARAMSCHARDLLERCPKVDTLEEAIEDTDIVIGTSGIAGIKTDQHIRMPAYTPSKIRDKFRETNGKIAFLFGREDNGFTREELKRCDMIMTIPTSEKYPIMNISHAATVTMYEMSNLEIGERPIADGFDLQLLYDHFEKVLADIKHPKHKMEKTSIMLKRIFGRAELTPREVQTLRGVLRDIQRQKK, encoded by the coding sequence ATGTCACCACAAATTAGAATCGTACTTGTAGAACCTCTATACCAGGGAAACGTAGGTTCGGTCACACGCTCAATGGAAAATTTCGGATTTGATGACCTGGTTCTTGTAAATCCCTGTAAACTGGAAGGGCAGGCAAGAGCAATGTCATGCCATGCACGTGATTTACTGGAAAGGTGCCCTAAAGTCGACACATTAGAAGAGGCTATTGAAGATACAGATATAGTAATTGGTACATCGGGGATTGCAGGTATAAAAACCGACCAGCACATACGCATGCCTGCATACACTCCCTCCAAGATCCGGGATAAATTCAGGGAAACTAATGGAAAGATTGCCTTCCTTTTCGGAAGAGAGGATAATGGATTTACCCGGGAAGAACTCAAAAGGTGCGATATGATAATGACAATTCCAACATCAGAAAAATATCCCATAATGAACATCTCCCATGCAGCAACAGTTACAATGTATGAGATGAGCAATCTGGAAATCGGCGAGAGACCAATTGCTGATGGTTTTGATCTTCAATTGTTATATGACCATTTTGAAAAGGTGCTTGCAGATATAAAACACCCCAAACATAAGATGGAAAAAACTTCAATTATGCTAAAAAGGATATTCGGACGTGCAGAACTTACCCCCCGGGAAGTACAGACATTAAGAGGTGTACTCAGGGATATACAACGACAAAAGAAATGA
- a CDS encoding ferritin-like domain-containing protein: MSIEKILKDTFKGETTEVGWYFAMSKLAEREGYPEVAVYLRQIAMDEAWHAAETAEILGLIKDTTIENIKMMLEGETMAEGEKGDAAKIARDEGNVQAALFFEKASFDEARHKEGLKGLLKRLEKEC, translated from the coding sequence ATGAGTATTGAGAAAATATTGAAAGATACTTTCAAAGGGGAAACGACAGAAGTTGGATGGTACTTTGCCATGTCAAAACTGGCAGAGAGGGAAGGCTACCCTGAAGTTGCAGTTTACTTGCGCCAGATTGCAATGGATGAAGCCTGGCATGCCGCAGAGACTGCAGAAATTCTTGGCCTGATCAAAGATACCACAATTGAGAACATCAAGATGATGCTTGAAGGTGAAACCATGGCAGAAGGCGAAAAGGGTGATGCTGCTAAAATTGCCAGGGATGAAGGTAATGTACAGGCAGCTCTTTTCTTCGAGAAAGCTTCCTTTGATGAGGCAAGGCATAAAGAAGGCCTTAAAGGTCTGCTGAAAAGATTGGAAAAAGAGTGCTAA
- a CDS encoding nitrite/sulfite reductase domain-containing protein gives MSKDILEKGAILQRDRETFAIAPQTPGGIVSPDMLRKIADTADKYDAAAIKLTSAQRVCIVGLKEDDIDNAWDDLGMKPAAAIGLCVRSIKICPGTTFCKRGQQDAVTLGLELDEKYHGMQLPSKFKIAVSGCMNSCSEPAVRDIGIMGTPKGYTLMVGGNAGIRPRLGDVIADGLNDDEVKELVDKIVSFYKTHTKKHRIGRMIDDMGLENFKREIGL, from the coding sequence ATGTCAAAAGATATTCTTGAAAAGGGTGCCATTCTCCAGAGGGACCGTGAAACATTCGCTATTGCTCCCCAAACACCGGGAGGCATTGTATCACCTGATATGTTGCGTAAGATTGCTGACACTGCAGATAAATATGATGCGGCTGCCATTAAACTGACATCCGCTCAGCGTGTCTGTATTGTAGGTCTTAAGGAAGACGATATTGACAATGCCTGGGATGACCTGGGTATGAAACCAGCTGCTGCAATCGGTCTATGTGTGAGAAGTATCAAGATTTGTCCGGGTACTACTTTCTGTAAACGAGGTCAGCAGGATGCTGTAACTCTCGGTCTTGAACTGGATGAGAAATACCATGGAATGCAACTTCCCTCCAAATTCAAAATAGCGGTTTCAGGCTGCATGAATTCATGTTCCGAACCTGCTGTCAGAGATATAGGTATCATGGGTACTCCAAAAGGTTATACCTTGATGGTCGGTGGTAATGCAGGTATTCGCCCAAGACTTGGTGATGTGATAGCTGATGGACTGAATGATGATGAGGTCAAAGAACTAGTTGATAAGATTGTCAGTTTTTACAAGACCCACACAAAAAAGCACAGGATCGGACGCATGATCGATGATATGGGTCTTGAAAATTTCAAAAGGGAAATAGGCCTGTAA
- a CDS encoding disulfide reductase, with translation MAMEYYSGISDAMRITFVQVMILATIAIGIFLYGMYINLKKWGLGAEGYGQKPSKGSIFTFPKTLAYQMSEDGHGHKQNIIVTLVLDILLQRRIMRRSPLRWFMHITIFVGWMTLFLLSLLMFLVELLHMAHLGIGPEPAVFREFLGPINDLFSYILLTGIIIAIARRLFIPRMREATIAYDSILLGGLTLITVTGFIADGIRNGTFWGFGIEYPYAPPAALFHVIISLLFCIAYIPYSKYIHMIATPLTILANKGGE, from the coding sequence ATGGCTATGGAATATTATTCTGGCATATCCGATGCTATGAGGATCACATTCGTGCAGGTCATGATATTGGCCACGATCGCGATTGGGATATTCCTCTATGGAATGTATATAAATCTGAAAAAATGGGGATTAGGTGCTGAAGGTTACGGACAAAAACCTTCCAAAGGCAGCATCTTTACTTTCCCGAAAACACTGGCCTATCAGATGAGTGAGGATGGGCATGGTCATAAGCAGAATATCATTGTGACTCTTGTGCTTGATATTCTATTGCAGCGTCGTATAATGCGCCGCAGTCCCCTTCGATGGTTCATGCATATTACCATTTTTGTAGGCTGGATGACCCTGTTCCTATTATCCCTTCTCATGTTCCTTGTGGAATTACTTCACATGGCACATCTGGGAATCGGGCCCGAACCTGCAGTCTTCAGGGAATTCCTTGGTCCAATTAATGACCTGTTCAGCTACATTCTGCTTACAGGTATAATAATTGCAATCGCAAGAAGGCTCTTTATTCCAAGAATGCGTGAAGCTACCATTGCATATGACTCTATACTGCTTGGTGGACTGACCCTCATTACTGTTACAGGGTTTATTGCTGATGGTATCAGGAATGGCACTTTCTGGGGCTTTGGTATTGAGTACCCCTATGCTCCACCAGCTGCACTGTTCCACGTGATAATTTCCCTGTTATTCTGTATTGCTTACATCCCGTACAGCAAATACATACACATGATTGCAACACCTCTTACTATTTTGGCCAACAAGGGAGGCGAATAA
- a CDS encoding (Fe-S)-binding protein, translated as MVRDNPSITTENLTAVQLMEIDSCTRCGECVQWCPTYDASGKKPGLAPRDKILRWQEYMKKSYGLRARLFGPKQVPEEEIEQFKEDVYGCTTCAMCATVCESGINTVELWEAMRANLVKRGNGPVGKQPMFVKLIGEYGNPYMADPKERLSWVPDDVKIEDKADILYFGGCTAELRQKKLAFATARVLNHLDIPFTMLGEDEQCCNSALVRTGQYEIEDISRKSARKNVDGIKARGATKVLFACAGCYRTALVDWPRLLGEELPFEVIHITEYLDKLIDEGKINWKQPFDNKTVTYHDPCHLGRHVGVFEPPRKVLRSIPGLNFIEMDRIKDNQRCCGAGGGVKAGIPDLALGVAETRVEDALAKSPDILSSACPFCKRNLCDGRDSVKAESLEVEDVIVLTAEALGIDLSDCEDQAR; from the coding sequence ATGGTACGTGATAATCCGTCTATTACAACGGAAAACCTTACAGCTGTCCAGCTTATGGAAATCGATTCCTGCACACGTTGTGGTGAATGTGTACAGTGGTGCCCGACCTATGACGCATCAGGCAAAAAACCCGGTCTTGCACCCAGGGACAAGATTCTGCGCTGGCAGGAATATATGAAGAAATCCTATGGTCTGCGTGCCCGGCTCTTTGGGCCTAAACAGGTTCCAGAGGAAGAAATTGAACAATTCAAGGAAGATGTTTACGGATGTACCACCTGTGCAATGTGTGCTACAGTTTGTGAATCCGGTATCAATACTGTTGAACTCTGGGAAGCAATGCGTGCCAATCTCGTAAAACGTGGCAATGGTCCTGTTGGTAAACAGCCCATGTTTGTCAAGCTCATAGGAGAATATGGCAACCCATACATGGCAGATCCCAAGGAACGTCTCAGTTGGGTTCCCGATGATGTTAAAATAGAAGATAAAGCAGATATTCTCTATTTCGGTGGCTGTACCGCAGAACTGAGACAGAAAAAACTTGCTTTTGCAACCGCACGTGTACTGAACCATCTGGATATTCCATTCACCATGCTCGGTGAGGATGAACAATGCTGTAATTCTGCTCTTGTAAGAACTGGCCAGTACGAAATCGAAGACATTTCCAGAAAGTCTGCCCGTAAAAATGTAGACGGTATCAAGGCAAGGGGTGCTACCAAGGTACTCTTCGCTTGTGCAGGTTGCTACAGGACCGCACTTGTGGATTGGCCAAGGTTGCTTGGTGAAGAACTTCCATTCGAGGTTATCCATATAACTGAGTACCTTGACAAACTCATCGATGAAGGCAAGATCAACTGGAAACAGCCCTTTGATAACAAAACTGTTACTTACCACGACCCATGTCACCTGGGGCGTCACGTTGGGGTCTTCGAACCACCACGTAAGGTATTGCGCAGCATCCCCGGTCTGAACTTTATTGAAATGGACCGTATAAAGGATAATCAACGCTGCTGCGGAGCAGGTGGTGGTGTCAAAGCAGGCATTCCTGACCTTGCACTTGGTGTTGCCGAGACGAGGGTTGAAGATGCTCTTGCCAAGAGCCCGGATATTCTTTCCAGTGCCTGTCCATTCTGTAAGAGAAATCTTTGTGATGGCAGGGACTCTGTCAAGGCAGAATCACTGGAAGTCGAAGATGTCATTGTTTTGACCGCTGAGGCTCTTGGTATCGATCTTTCTGATTGTGAAGATCAGGCAAGATAA